The proteins below come from a single Crateriforma spongiae genomic window:
- the cyaB gene encoding class IV adenylate cyclase, with translation MIEVEQKFHIADADALVQQLIQLGAESAGDPERHEDTYYNHPSRDFAESREAFRVRRIDGRAWITYKGQRMPGAIKARREIEMPIGRDQRDSIEFEDMLVLLSFRRVATVTKSRRTFRLSAGETDAAGNALPPITVAVDRVENLGDFAELEWVAQDESHVEAARQRIERLSGRLSLGDAEQHSYLTLLLQQRPESD, from the coding sequence GTGATCGAAGTCGAACAGAAATTTCACATTGCCGATGCCGACGCCCTGGTCCAGCAGTTGATCCAGTTGGGTGCCGAGTCGGCCGGTGATCCCGAGCGTCACGAGGACACGTATTACAACCATCCATCACGTGACTTTGCCGAAAGCCGCGAAGCCTTTCGGGTCCGCCGAATCGATGGACGGGCATGGATCACGTACAAGGGCCAGCGTATGCCGGGCGCGATCAAGGCCCGGCGTGAGATCGAGATGCCGATCGGACGCGACCAGCGGGATTCGATCGAATTCGAAGACATGTTGGTGTTGCTAAGTTTTCGCCGCGTCGCGACGGTCACCAAATCACGGCGGACGTTTCGTTTGTCGGCCGGCGAAACCGATGCCGCCGGCAACGCCTTGCCGCCGATCACCGTCGCGGTCGACCGTGTGGAAAACTTGGGCGACTTTGCCGAATTGGAATGGGTCGCCCAGGACGAATCACACGTCGAAGCGGCCCGGCAGCGGATCGAACGCCTGTCCGGACGACTGTCGCTGGGGGACGCGGAGCAACACAGTTACTTGACGTTATTGCTGCAACAGCGGCCAGAATCAGATTGA